A portion of the Methanoculleus sp. SDB genome contains these proteins:
- a CDS encoding ATP synthase subunit B (produces ATP from ADP in the presence of a proton gradient across the membrane; the B subunit is part of the catalytic core of the ATP synthase complex) yields MISKNREYSTITKVSGPLIVVNEIADVAYGEVARITMPSGEKRLGQVLEARQNLAVVQVFGGTRDIDTDATSVRFTGKTLTIPVSEEMLGRILNGLGHPIDGGDPVIPETVRDIHGYSINPHSRDFPRDFIETGISTIDAMNTLVRGQKLPIFSGAGLPHNMLAAQITRQARVPGKEEDFAVVFAAMGITHEEANFFIRDFRETGAFDRTLLFLNLADDPVIERFVTPRIALTAAEYLAFDRDMHVLVILTDMTNYCEALREIAAAREEVPGRRGYPGYMYTDLASLYERAGRVKGKPGSITQMPILTMPDDDITHPIPDLTGYITEGQIVLSRELHRKGIYPPIDVLPCLSRLMQGGIGSERTREDHQDVNNQLYSAYAQGKKLRSLVAVVGEEGLSRTDLTFLSFSDRFEREFINQGAKIGRSIDESLDAAWRLLAILPEPELKRIDPELIARYHPDHRRENDA; encoded by the coding sequence ATGATCTCGAAAAACAGGGAATATTCAACGATAACGAAGGTGAGCGGTCCGCTGATCGTCGTCAATGAGATTGCGGATGTCGCCTACGGGGAGGTTGCCCGCATCACGATGCCCTCCGGGGAAAAACGCCTCGGGCAGGTGCTTGAAGCGCGGCAGAACCTTGCCGTTGTGCAGGTCTTCGGGGGGACGCGGGATATCGACACCGATGCCACATCCGTCAGGTTCACCGGAAAAACGCTCACAATCCCGGTGTCCGAGGAGATGCTCGGGAGGATTTTAAACGGGCTCGGCCACCCGATTGACGGCGGCGATCCGGTCATTCCCGAAACGGTACGGGACATCCACGGCTACTCGATCAATCCGCACTCGCGGGATTTTCCCCGCGACTTTATCGAGACCGGCATCTCGACCATCGACGCCATGAATACCCTCGTGCGGGGACAGAAGCTGCCTATCTTCTCGGGAGCCGGGCTTCCCCACAACATGCTCGCGGCGCAGATTACGCGGCAGGCACGCGTGCCGGGAAAAGAAGAGGATTTTGCAGTCGTCTTTGCTGCGATGGGGATCACTCACGAAGAGGCCAATTTCTTCATCCGTGACTTCAGGGAGACGGGCGCGTTCGACCGGACACTCCTCTTCCTCAACCTTGCGGACGATCCCGTCATTGAGCGGTTCGTCACCCCCCGGATAGCCCTCACCGCCGCAGAATACCTTGCATTTGACAGGGACATGCATGTTCTCGTGATCCTCACCGACATGACGAATTACTGCGAGGCACTCCGAGAAATCGCGGCGGCTCGCGAGGAAGTCCCGGGAAGGCGCGGGTATCCCGGGTATATGTATACCGATCTTGCATCGCTCTACGAACGTGCCGGCCGCGTGAAGGGAAAGCCCGGCTCCATCACGCAGATGCCAATCCTGACGATGCCGGATGACGATATCACGCATCCGATTCCCGACCTGACGGGGTATATTACGGAGGGTCAGATCGTTCTCTCGCGGGAACTGCACCGGAAAGGGATCTATCCTCCGATTGATGTGCTCCCCTGCCTTTCGCGGCTGATGCAGGGAGGAATCGGGTCGGAACGGACTCGCGAGGACCACCAGGACGTGAACAACCAGCTTTATTCCGCCTACGCACAGGGCAAAAAGCTCCGGAGCCTTGTCGCTGTGGTCGGGGAGGAGGGGTTGAGTCGCACGGATCTGACATTCCTCTCATTTTCGGACCGTTTCGAAAGGGAGTTCATCAACCAGGGTGCGAAAATCGGGAGGAGTATCGACGAGTCGCTCGATGCCGCGTGGAGACTCCTCGCGATCCTCCCGGAACCCGAACTCAAACGGATTGACCCGGAGCTGATTGCCCGGTACCATCCTGACCACCGAAGGGAGAACGATGCATAA
- a CDS encoding ATP synthase subunit A has protein sequence MKGQGTIIRVIGPVVAAGGMTGSRMYELVRVGTEQLIGEIIGLEKDVATIQVYEETSGITPGEPVIGTGMPLSVELAPGLLGTIFDGIQRPLTVVEEKSGFYIQRGIQVHPLDRSASWDFTPAVAPGDSVVSGDVIGTVPETATMTHRILVPPGLEGTVREIAAKGSYRIEDTIATIETRGEKRSVRMLQYWPVRRARPFATKLEPTIPLITGQRTIDTFFPIAKGGTAAVPGPFGSGKTVVQQQLAKWVDADIIVYVGCGERGNEMADVLREFPRLEDPLTGEPLMKRTVLIANTSNMPVAAREASVYTGITIAEYYRDMGYDVALMADSTSRWAEAMREISGRLEEMPGEEGYPAYLASRLADFYERAGRITTLGTEARTGSISIIGAVSPPGGDFSEPVTQNTLRIVKVFWALDAELAYKRHFPAINWLESYSLYSDQIRGWWQERAGEKWDEMRKSMMATLQKESELEEIVQLVGADVLPENDKLILLIAEIIRESFLMQHAFHRVDTYCGPEKQYAMMRAILAFHDMARKALGRGAGYEMIGELPVRTRMARLGTVADDNFDDEWRAVCDEMRTQFESLGVPGRDAGGEP, from the coding sequence ATGAAGGGGCAGGGCACGATTATCAGGGTTATCGGCCCCGTTGTCGCAGCAGGCGGCATGACGGGGTCACGCATGTATGAGCTGGTGAGAGTGGGCACAGAGCAGCTCATCGGGGAGATCATCGGGCTCGAAAAAGACGTTGCCACCATCCAGGTGTACGAGGAGACGTCCGGGATTACGCCGGGCGAACCGGTCATCGGCACCGGGATGCCGTTGTCGGTCGAACTCGCACCCGGCCTTCTCGGAACCATATTCGACGGCATCCAGCGCCCCCTGACGGTCGTCGAGGAAAAAAGCGGCTTTTACATCCAGCGGGGCATTCAGGTTCATCCGCTAGACCGTTCGGCCTCGTGGGACTTTACCCCCGCGGTAGCACCCGGGGATTCTGTTGTCTCGGGAGACGTCATCGGTACCGTTCCCGAAACCGCGACCATGACGCACAGGATTCTCGTCCCTCCTGGCTTGGAGGGCACGGTTCGTGAGATTGCCGCGAAGGGTTCGTACCGGATTGAAGATACGATTGCCACGATCGAGACCCGGGGTGAGAAACGTTCCGTCCGGATGCTGCAGTACTGGCCGGTACGAAGGGCACGGCCGTTTGCCACCAAGCTGGAGCCGACCATTCCTCTTATCACCGGGCAGAGGACTATCGACACGTTCTTCCCGATCGCAAAAGGAGGCACCGCCGCAGTGCCGGGACCGTTCGGTTCGGGGAAGACAGTGGTGCAGCAGCAGCTGGCAAAATGGGTTGATGCCGACATCATCGTATATGTCGGGTGTGGTGAGCGGGGCAACGAGATGGCGGACGTACTCCGCGAATTTCCCCGGCTGGAAGACCCCCTGACCGGGGAACCGCTCATGAAACGCACGGTCCTTATTGCCAACACGAGCAATATGCCGGTCGCTGCCCGTGAGGCAAGTGTTTACACCGGGATAACGATTGCCGAGTACTACCGGGACATGGGATACGATGTGGCACTGATGGCGGACTCCACGTCGCGGTGGGCGGAAGCGATGCGGGAGATCTCCGGGCGGCTTGAGGAGATGCCGGGTGAGGAAGGATACCCCGCATACCTTGCATCGCGCCTTGCGGATTTCTATGAACGGGCCGGCCGGATCACCACGCTTGGTACGGAGGCGCGCACCGGATCGATATCCATTATCGGAGCCGTAAGCCCTCCGGGCGGTGACTTCTCCGAACCGGTCACGCAGAACACGCTCAGGATTGTAAAAGTCTTCTGGGCGCTTGATGCCGAACTCGCCTACAAACGACATTTTCCCGCAATCAACTGGCTCGAGTCCTATTCGCTCTATTCGGATCAGATACGCGGATGGTGGCAGGAGCGTGCGGGAGAGAAGTGGGATGAGATGCGGAAGTCCATGATGGCAACGCTCCAGAAAGAGAGCGAACTGGAGGAGATTGTGCAGCTTGTCGGAGCGGACGTTCTTCCGGAGAATGATAAACTAATCCTCCTCATCGCGGAGATCATCAGGGAGAGCTTCCTGATGCAGCATGCGTTTCACCGGGTCGACACCTATTGCGGGCCGGAGAAGCAGTACGCCATGATGCGCGCCATTCTCGCGTTCCACGACATGGCCCGGAAAGCACTCGGGCGGGGAGCGGGGTACGAGATGATCGGCGAACTCCCCGTCAGAACACGGATGGCACGGCTCGGGACCGTTGCCGACGACAATTTCGATGACGAGTGGCGGGCAGTGTGCGACGAGATGCGCACCCAGTTCGAATCGCTCGGCGTACCGGGACGGGATGCGGGGGGAGAGCCATGA